From a region of the Chiloscyllium punctatum isolate Juve2018m chromosome 1, sChiPun1.3, whole genome shotgun sequence genome:
- the cct7 gene encoding T-complex protein 1 subunit eta codes for MMSAPVILLKEGTDTSQGTPQLISNINACQVIAEAVRTTLGPRGMDKLIVDDRGKATVSNDGATILKLLDVVHPAAKTLVDIAKSQDAEVGDGTTSVTLLAAEFLRQIKPYVEEGLHPQIIIRSFRRATELALEKIKAIAVTVKKDSKELQRELFEKCAATALSSKLIALQKGFFSKMVVDAVMMLDDLLPLKMIGIKKVQGGGLEESQLIAGVAFKKTFSYAGFEMQPKKYEKPKIALLNVELELKAEKDNAEIRVNSVEDYQAIVDAEWNILYDKLEKIHLSGAKVVLSKLPIGDVATQYFADRDMFCAGRVPEEDLKRTMMACGGSIQTSVNALTGDVLGQCTLFEEAQVGSERYNFFTGCPKAKTCTIILRGGSEQFMEETERSLHDAIMIVRRAIKNDSVVAGGGAIEMEISRHLRDYSRTIPGKQQLLIGAYAKALEVIPRQLCDNAGFDATNILNKLRAKHAQGGMWYGVDVNNEDIADNFESCVWEPAVVRINALTAASEAACLILSVDETIKNPRSTVDSSALPKGRGRGRPHAH; via the exons GGAAAGCTACTGTTTCAAATGATGGAGCCACTATCTTGAAGCTTCTTGATGTTGTTCACCCAGCTGCAAAAACCCTTGTGGACATTGCAAAATCACAAGATGCTGAG GTGGGCGATGGGACCACTTCTGTTACTCTACTAGCTGCAGAATTTCTGAGACAGATCAAACCCTATGTGGAAGAGGGGCTTCACCCCCAGATTATCATCCGATCCTTCCGTAGAGCTACTGAGCTG GCCTTGGAAAAGATCAAAGCCATTGCTGTAACTGTGAAGAAAGACAGCAAAGA GCTTCAGAGAGAGCTTTTTGAGAAATGTGCTGCTACTGCCCTCAGCTCCAAACTGATTGCCCTTCAGAAAGGTTTCTTCTCCAAGATGGTGGTAGATGCAGTCATGATGCTGGATGACCTTCTCCCACtgaaaatgattgggataaagaaaGTTCAGGGAGGAGGTCTAGAG GAATCTCAACTAATAGCTGGCGTCGCCTTTAAGAAAACATTCTCTTATGCTGGATTTGAAATGCAACCCAAGAAGTACGAGAAACCTAAAATTGCACTTCTGAATGTGGAGCTGGAGCTCAAAGCTGAGAAGGATAATGCCGAGATTCGGGTGAACAGTGTTGAG GACTATCAGGCAATTGTTGATGCAGAGTGGAATATCCTTTATGATAAACTTGAGAAAATTCATCTGTCTGGGGCCAAGGTTGTGCTGTCTAAGCTTCCAATTGGAGATGTGGCAACCCAGTATTTTGCAGACAGAGACATGTTCTGTGCTGGCAGGGTCCCAGAGGAGGATCTTAAGCGAACTATGATG GCTTGCGGTGGTTCCATTCAGACCAGTGTTAATGCGTTGACAGGTGACGTGTTGGGTCAGTGCACACTCTTTGAGGAGGCCCAGGTTGGAAGTGAAAG ATATAACTTCTTCACTGGGTGTCCCAAGGCCAAGACCTGTACGATCATTCTCAGAGGGGGTTCAGAGCAGTTTATGGAAGAGACTGAGCGTTCCCTTCATGATGCAATAATGATCGTTAGACGAGCCATCAAG AATGACTCTGTTGTTGCCGGGGGAGGTGCTATTGAGATGGAAATCTCCAGGCACTTACGAGATTATTCGAGAACCATCCCCGGCAAACAGCAGCTGCTGATTGGGGCATATGCCAAGGCCCTTGAGGTGATTCCCCGACAACTGTGTGACAATGCTGGCTTTGATGCCACAAACATCCTCAACAAGCTGCGTGCCAAACATGCTCAG GGTGGAATGTGGTACGGAGTTGATGTGAACAATGAAGATATTGCTGATAATTTTGAGTCCTGTGTTTGGGAGCCTGCTGTGGTGCGCATCAATGCCCTCACCGCTGCCTCAGAGGCAGCCTGCTTGATCCTGTCTGTTGATGAGACCATCAAAAATCCACGCTCCACTGTGGACTCATCAGCCCTGCCAAAGGGCCGGGGCAGAGGCAGGCCACATGCTCACTGA